Proteins encoded together in one Carya illinoinensis cultivar Pawnee chromosome 3, C.illinoinensisPawnee_v1, whole genome shotgun sequence window:
- the LOC122304306 gene encoding 40S ribosomal protein S3-3-like — MATQMSKKRKFVADGVFFAELNEVLTRELAEDGYSGVEVRVTPMRTEIIIRATRTQNVLGEKGRRIRELTSLVQKRFKFPENSVELYAEKVNNRGLCAIAQAESLRYKLLGGLAVRRACYGVLRFVMENGAKGCEVIVSGKLRAQRAKSMKFKDGYMISSGQPVNEYIDSAVRHVLLRQGVLGIKVKIMLDWDPKGKVGPTTPLPDLVTIHTPKEEEEHFRAPVVAADIEVLPVA, encoded by the exons ATGGCAACCCAGATGAGCAAAAAGCGAAAG TTCGTAGCTGACGGAGTTTTCTTCGCCGAGCTGAATGAGGTGCTAACCCGTGAGCTGGCAGAGGACGGTTACTCCGGAGTCGAAGTTAGGGTTACTCCTATGCGTACCGAGATCATCATCAGAGCCACCCGAACCCAGAACGTTCTCG GTGAGAAGGGGAGGAGGATCAGAGAGCTGACCTCATTGGTACAGAAGCGGTTCAAGTTCCCGGAGAACAGCGTGGAGCTTTACGCCGAGAAAGTTAATAACAGAGGTCTTTGCGCTATTGCCCAGGCTGAGTCTCTCCGCTACAAGCTCCTCGGTGGTCTTGCTGTTCGGAG GGCCTGCTATGGTGTACTGAGATTTGTCATGGAAAATGGAGCAAAGGGATGCGAG GTGATAGTTAGTGGAAAGCTTAGGGCGCAACGTGCAAAGTCCATGAAGTTCAAGGACGGCTACATGATTTCTTCTGGTCAGCCAGTCAATGAATATATAGACTCGGCTGTGAGACATGTTCTTCTGAGACAG GGGGTACTTGGTATCAAGGTCAAGATAATGCTGGATTGGGATCCCAAGGGTAAGGTAGGACCCACAACTCCCCTACCTGATCTGGTTACAATCCACACTCCCAAAGAGGAAGAGGAACATTTCCGGGCACCAGTGGTGGCAGCTGATATTGAGGTCCTCCCAGTGGCATAG
- the LOC122304837 gene encoding uncharacterized protein LOC122304837, with protein sequence MAQAEIAMLREINLQSSSRPEERTTTATLNQSWQPPEWPFFKVNFDAAYDKTLNRMGLGIVMRDSEGSLQACLTASKEQVFSAAQAKRAALQRAMDMCIEMGMNQVIFKGDSKAVIDTNTSKNEDNSWHGQETEDLQQLLKLHPTWRLFFAYRSANHAIHIAANEAIKETNEKVWLEDEPMVVKVYVLNDVSRILPVD encoded by the coding sequence ATGGCTCAAGCTGAAATTGCAATGCTAAGGGAGATTAATCTGCAGAGTAGCAGTAGACCAGAAGAGAGGACAACAACAGCAACTTTAAACCAGTCTTGGCAGCCACCTGAGTGGCCTTTTTTCAAAGTCAATTTTGATGCAGCATATGATAAGACTTTGAACAGAATGGGGTTGGGAATCGTCATGAGAGATAGTGAAGGGAGCCTTCAAGCGTGTTTAACAGCCTCAAAAGAACAGGTTTTCTCAGCTGCCCAAGCAAAAAGAGCAGCCCTGCAAAGGGCTATGGATATGTGCATTGAGATGGGTATGAACCAAGTTATCTTCAAAGGGGATTCCAAAGCAGTCATTGATACAAATACTTcgaaaaatgaagataattcTTGGCATGGACAAGAGACAGAGGACCTACAACAGCTGCTCAAGCTTCATCCGACTTGGaggttattttttgcatatagGTCTGCTAATCATGCTATTCACATTGCAGCTAATGAAGCCATTAAGGAAACTAATGAGAAAGTGTGGCTAGAAGATGAACCCATGGTGGTCAAAGTTTATGTATTAAATGATGTATCTCGAATTTTACCAGTTGATTAA
- the LOC122304838 gene encoding uncharacterized mitochondrial protein AtMg00310-like, translating into MEAKEFILQQVNGSRCNNYNRYLGLPTIVGRLKYNTFRSLKEKVWKRINSWKSKFLSSVGKEILIKSVLQAIPAYFMSVFKMLGLLLKEIEALIARFWWNQKEVGKGIHWKSWKHMGEVKNQERLGFRDLSSFNKALLAKQLRRTIKEPLSLVLRVFKQKCFQHCDVMEAELKGSPLYIWRSLWSSMDLVKEGLVWRVGNGRDIKIWKEKWLSRPVTFQVQTHINSLDPDCKVDALINVDT; encoded by the coding sequence ATGGAAGCTAAGGAATTCATTTTGCAGCAGGTAAATGGATCAAGGTGCAACAATTATAATAGATATCTCGGGCTTCCTACTATAGTGGGAAGATTAAAATATAACACCTTCAGAAGTCTAAAGGAGAAGGTCTGGAAAAGAATCAACAGCTGGAAATCCAAGTTCCTATCCTCAGTTGGGAAGGAAATTCTCATAAAGAGTGTGTTGCAAGCAATACCAGCCTACTTTATGAGTGTGTTCAAGATGCTTGGATTGCTACTaaaagagattgaagcacttATAGCTAGATTTTGGTGGAACCAAAAAGAGGTGGGGAAGGGCATCCATTGGAAAAGCTGGAAACATATGGGGGAAGTTAAAAACCAAGAACGACTAGGGTTCAGGGACCTCAGTAGCTTCAACAAAGCCCTCTTAGCAAAGCAACTACGGAGAACGATAAAAGAACCACTGTCATTAGTCTTGAGggttttcaaacaaaaatgctTTCAGCATTGTGATGTGATGGAGGCAGAGTTAAAAGGATCTCCCTTGTACATATGGAGAAGCCTATGGTCAAGTATGGATTTGGTGAAGGAAGGGTTAGTATGGAGGGTGGGAAATGGGAGAGACATAAAAATATGGAAGGAAAAATGGTTGTCTAGACCAGTAACCTTTCAGGTTCAGACCCACATCAATAGTCTAGATCCAGATTGCAAGGTGGATGCCTTAATTAATGTAGATACTTGA
- the LOC122304307 gene encoding replication protein A 70 kDa DNA-binding subunit A, translated as MPVNLTPNAIAAIESGDVNAKPLVQVLDIKLIGSTQERYRLLLSDSVSTQHAMLATQLNDRVKSGRVTKGSVVQLIDYICSPVQNRKIIVVLNMETIIPDCEIIGNPKSLAESGSAAQTPFPNKNLEHPTRAGGNHFGAQNPGKNVQSFPPTVQPPYQPPPNYRNHGPILKNDAPARIIPIAALNPYQGRWAIKARVTAKGDLRRYNNARGDGKVFSFDLLDSDGGEIRVTCFNAVVDRFYDAIEVSKVYLISKGSLKPAQKNYNHLKNEWEIFLETSSTVELCPEEDDSIPKQQFSFRPISEIESADNNSILDIIGVVISVNPSVPILRKNGMETQRRILNLKDGSGRSVELTLWGEFCNREGQKLEEMINSGSFPVLAVKSGKVNDFSGKSIGTISSTQLFINPDLPEASGLRNWFDRGGKNAASVSISREIMPGGSKNEIRKTVSQIKDEGLGRSDKPDWITVKATISFIKTDNFCYTACPLMIGDRQCNKKVTKSRNTRWLCDRCNQEFEECDYRYLLQAQIQDHSGLTWVTAFQETGEEILGCSAKELYLLKYEEQDDEKFGGIIRSRLFSQYLFRLKIKEELYGDEQRVKITVVKADSVSYSSESRYTLDLISKFTK; from the exons ATGCCGGTGAATCTGACGCCCAACGCTATCGCCGCCATAGAATCTGGTGATGTCAACGCCAAGCCACTGGTGCAGGTCCTGGATATCAAGCTCATTGGGAGCACGCAGGAGCGGTACCGTTTGCTGCTCTCCGACTCCGTTTCGACTCAGCACGCCATGCTGGCCACCCAGCTCAACGACCGAGTCAAGTCCGGCCGTGTCACGAAGGGCTCCGTCGTCCAGTTGATCGATTACATTTGCAGCCCCGTCCAGAACCGGAA AATAATTGTTGTGCTGAACATGGAAACTATTATACCAGACTGTGAGATAATTGGGAATCCAAAATCACTGGCTGAATCTGGTTCAGCAGCTCAAACACCATTTCCAAATAAGAATTTAGAGCACCCCACAAGGGCTGGTGGTAACCATTTCGGTGCCCAGAATCCTGGTAAAAATGTGCAAAGTTTCCCACCAACAGTTCAACCTCCATACCAGCCACCTCCAAATTACAGAAATCATGGTCCAATTCTGAAGAATGATGCACCAGCACGTATAATTCCTATTGCTGCTTTGAATCCTTACCAGGGTCGCTGGGCTATCAAGGCAAGAGTTACTGCAAAAGGGGACCTCCGTCGTTATAACAATGCCCGGGGAGATGGGAAGGTGTTCTCTTTTGACCTCCTTGACTCTGATGGTGGAGAAATTCGTGTGACTTGCTTTAATGCCGTAGTTGACCGCTTCTATGATGCAATTGAGGTCAGTAAAGTCTATTTAATCTCAAAGGGTAGCTTAAAACCTGCACAGAAGAACTACAACCATTTGAAAAATGAGTGGGAGATATTTCTAGAGACGAGTTCGACTGTGGAGCTTTGCCCAGAGGAAGATGATTCTATACCAAAGCAGCAATTTTCCTTCAGGCCGATCAGCGAAATTGAGAGTGCTGACAACAATTCCATACTTGACATTATTGGTGTTGTGATATCTGTGAATCCATCAGTGCCCATTCTGAGAAAGAATGGAATGGAGACTCAGagaagaattttgaatttgaaggaTGGATCTGGCAGGAGTGTTGAGCTTACCCTTTGGGGAGAATTCTGCAACAGGGAAGGTCAAAAGCTGGAAGAGATGATCAATTCTGGGAGTTTTCCAGTTTTAGCTGTCAAATCTGGGAAGGTTAATGACTTCAGTGGGAAATCGATAGGGACAATTTCTTCTACACAGCTCTTCATTAACCCAGATTTGCCTGAGGCTTCTGGCCTAAGAAACTGGTTTGATCGAGGGGGGAAAAATGCTGCTTCTGTATCTATTTCGAGAGAAATTATGCCAGGAGGATCTAAGAATGAGATACGTAAAACAGTGTCACAGATCAAGGATGAGGGTCTTGGAAGATCAGATAAGCCTGATTGGATCACAGTGAAGGCAACCATATCTTTCATTAAGACGGATAATTTCTGTTACACGGCCTGCCCGTTGATGATTGGAGATAGACAGTGTAATAAGAAAGTTACAAAGTCGAGAAACACAAGATGGCTATGTGACAGGTGCAATCAGGAGTTTGAGGAGTGCGATTATAGATACCTTCTTCAAGCGCAAATTCAAGACCATTCGGGATTGACTTGGGTGACAGCTTTCCAGGAAACCGGGGAAGAGATCTTAGGTTGCTCGGCGAAGGAGTTGTACTTGTTGAAGTATGAAGAGCAAGATGATGAAAAGTTTGGAGGAATTATCCGAAGCAGACTCTTCAGCCAGTATCTTTTCCGGCTTAAAATCAAAGAGGAACTATATGGTGATGAACAAAGGGTGAAGATTACTGTAGTTAAGGCGGATAGTGTGAGCTATTCTTCAGAGAGCAGATACACACTTGATCTGATTTCAAAGTTTACTAAGTAG
- the LOC122304308 gene encoding uncharacterized protein LOC122304308 has translation MASTSAVSMAMPLSYASRQRVPNSEAFMKLLPVRHSKAAAAASKSSGRIQVRASMKEKAVTGLTAAALTASMIIPEVAEAASDLTPSLKNFLLSIAAGGVVLVVIIGAVIGVSNFDPVKRS, from the coding sequence ATGGCTTCTACTTCGGCAGTCTCAATGGCAATGCCATTGAGCTATGCGAGCCGACAGAGGGTTCCGAACTCAGAGGCCTTCATGAAGCTACTTCCAGTGAGGCACTCAAaggctgctgctgctgcatcaAAATCAAGTGGGAGGATTCAAGTGAGGGCTTCCATGAAGGAGAAGGCAGTCACGGGGCTCACTGCAGCTGCACTGACGGCTTCCATGATTATACCAGAGGTGGCTGAGGCTGCGTCTGACCTAACTCCGTCACTCAAGAACTTCTTGCTCAGCATTGCGGCTGGCGGAGTTGTGCTTGTTGTCATTATTGGTGCTGTCATTGGTGTTTCTAACTTTGACCCAGTGAAAAGGAGCTGA